Proteins from a genomic interval of Harpia harpyja isolate bHarHar1 chromosome 9, bHarHar1 primary haplotype, whole genome shotgun sequence:
- the CCDC62 gene encoding coiled-coil domain-containing protein 62 isoform X3: protein MNSSLPHSASPQKLSSSFEDSTIQKQRQELQLLIAELKDRDKELNDMVAVHQRQLLAWEDDRQKILTLAERCNLLKNELNKRNEIVKSLTKRLKFLESQQNDSKTIENTPQKFKELSQKVTDATVHCQALEEKNQSLHCLVLELSAKTGQLQAREQELLTMLKLKDEAILETTDHITDFTSKFKKLESALRAAKTEEFSLNKEKEDLKLRLKELILETNKLKDDLCEKMKENNKQQEEIIHLKQENSCLRNELALIVEKAKRKDQLLQFAKSKQARTDTELSSLRQIYVKQQRDLQFLHVNLESSQESRQKHEKAAHERSIGMAFSAPESNSKTDTVRTEGTHGMCEECGTAQVPKSRVKTTSEVCKVDNRLLLNASDLEETTSAYLNGCQKVVKVLAVLTEEEEKQDVASSSDELGSKVFCEANNTRPLRNREISENGVESRDQQIFESSLPEYEHWLNIGSSVDSQSPLVQNTVTSDKTDNENKTWEERTGILFGQKSREAPAAIHKSESDSCSNNFILEKDAWWKPISDPEWLKIFKPIKGDGSIWHGKDCSCLKTAQEMKCVSSKSEENVDLNSFHLDSPCLTSTQKGDRPQRCEKFSGEDLPLEINNLSVTKPTNRCCNATINQDTSSPISKLQHVLAESRQMVADLELSTLLHTSPRCSPNSSNINTCFCITI from the exons ATGAATTCATCACTGCCGCATTCTGCTTCGCCCCAG AAACTTAGCTCAAGCTTTGAGGACAGCACCATTCAGAAACAGAGACAAGAACTCCAGCTTTTAATTGCAGAACTGAAAGATCGTGATAAGGAGCTCAATGACATGGTTGCAGTGCATCAGAGGCAGCTTCTAGCCTGGGAAGATGATCGGCAAAAAATACTTACTTTAGCAGAACGATGCAACTTATTAAAAA ATGAGCTGAACAAGAGAAATGAAATTGTAAAATCACTGACCAAAAGGTTAAAGTTCTTAGAATCTCAGCAGAATGACAGTAAGACAATTGAAAATACACCACAGAAGTTTAAGGAGCTGTCTCAAAAAGTAACAGATGCAACTGTTCACTGTCAGGCTTTGGAG GAGAAAAATCAAAGTCTCCACTGCTTAGTTTTGGAACTGTCTGCTAAAACAGGCCAGCTGCAAGCGAGAGAACAGGAGCTTCTTACTATGCTTAAGCTGAAG GATGAGGCTATACTTGAAACAACTGATCACATTACTGACTTTACATCTAAATTCAAAAAGCTGGAAAGTGCATTGCGTGCAGCAAAGACGGAGGAATTCAGTCtcaacaaagaaaaggaagacctCAAACTGAGACTGAAAGAACTAATACTTGAAACAAACAAGCTGAAAG atgacCTCtgtgaaaagatgaaagaaaataataagcaGCAGGAAGAAATCATTCACCTCAAACAAGAAAACAGCTGCTTGAGGAATGAGCTCGCACTTATTG ttgagaaagcaaagagaaaggatcAACTTCTTCAGTTTGCCAAGTCTAAACAAGCACGGACTGACACAGAACTATCAAGTTTGCGACAG ATCTATGTAAAACAGCAGCGTGACTTGCAATTTCTTCATGTCAATTTGGAGAGCTCTCAGGAATCAAGGCAAAAGCATGAAAAGGCGGCACAtgaaaggag CATAGGTATGGCATTCTCTGCCCCTGAAAGTAACAGCAAGACAGACACGGTTAGGACTGAGGGCACCCACGGGATGTGCGAGGAGTGTGGAACTGCGCAAGTTCCAAAAAGTAGGGTAAAAACCACCTCTGAGGTGTGCAAAGTAGATAATAGACTGTTACTGAATGCATCAGACTTGGAGGAAACTACCTCAGCATACTTAAACGGGTGTCAAAAAGTTGTGAAAGTCTTGGCTGTCCTTacggaagaagaagaaaagcaggatgTTGCATCAAGCTCTGATGAGCTAGGCAGCAAAGTATTTTGCGAAGCAAACAATACAAGGCCATTGAGAAACAGGGAAATTTCTGAGAATGGAGTGGAAAGCAGAGACCAGCAAATCTTTGAGTCATCTTTACCTGAATATGAGCATTGGCTTAACATCGGTTCTTCTGTAGATTCGCAAAGTCCTTTGGTCCAGAACACTGTCACATCTGACAAAactgataatgaaaataaaacctgggAAGAGAGAACTGGAATTCTGTTTGGCCAAAAAAGTAGAGAGGCTCCTGCTGCAATTCACAAGTCTGAATCTGATTCCTGTAGTAATAACTTCATCCTAGAAAAAGATGCATGGTGGAAGCCAATATCAGATCCGGAATGGTTGAAGATTTTCAAACCCATAAAAGGAGATGGAAGTATATGGCATGGAAAAGATTGCAGCTGTCTCAAGACTGCACAAGAGATGAAATGTGTCAGCTCAAAAAG tgaagaaAATGTGGATCTGAATTCTTTTCACTTGGATTCTCCCTGTTTGACATCCACCCAGAAAGGAGACAGGCCTCAAAGATGTGAGAAATTCTCTGGTGAAGACCTCCCTCTGGAAATCAATAACCTTTCAGTGACTAAGCCAACAAATAGATGCTGCAATGCTACCATCAACCAA GACACCAGTTCCCCCATCAGTAAGCTGCAGCATGTGTTGGCTGAGTCTCGACAGATGGTTGCTGATCTGGAGCTTAGCACTCTCCTCCACACAAGCCCTCGCTGCAGtccaaacagcagcaacattaataCG TGTTTTTGCATTACAATATAG
- the CCDC62 gene encoding coiled-coil domain-containing protein 62 isoform X4 — translation MNSSLPHSASPQKLSSSFEDSTIQKQRQELQLLIAELKDRDKELNDMVAVHQRQLLAWEDDRQKILTLAERCNLLKNELNKRNEIVKSLTKRLKFLESQQNDSKTIENTPQKFKELSQKVTDATVHCQALEEKNQSLHCLVLELSAKTGQLQAREQELLTMLKLKDEAILETTDHITDFTSKFKKLESALRAAKTEEFSLNKEKEDLKLRLKELILETNKLKDDLCEKMKENNKQQEEIIHLKQENSCLRNELALIVEKAKRKDQLLQFAKSKQARTDTELSSLRQIYVKQQRDLQFLHVNLESSQESRQKHEKAAHERSEENVDLNSFHLDSPCLTSTQKGDRPQRCEKFSGEDLPLEINNLSVTKPTNRCCNATINQDTSSPISKLQHVLAESRQMVADLELSTLLHTSPRCSPNSSNINTTAELAEALHRTQLSAAEERGAKLPFFSL, via the exons ATGAATTCATCACTGCCGCATTCTGCTTCGCCCCAG AAACTTAGCTCAAGCTTTGAGGACAGCACCATTCAGAAACAGAGACAAGAACTCCAGCTTTTAATTGCAGAACTGAAAGATCGTGATAAGGAGCTCAATGACATGGTTGCAGTGCATCAGAGGCAGCTTCTAGCCTGGGAAGATGATCGGCAAAAAATACTTACTTTAGCAGAACGATGCAACTTATTAAAAA ATGAGCTGAACAAGAGAAATGAAATTGTAAAATCACTGACCAAAAGGTTAAAGTTCTTAGAATCTCAGCAGAATGACAGTAAGACAATTGAAAATACACCACAGAAGTTTAAGGAGCTGTCTCAAAAAGTAACAGATGCAACTGTTCACTGTCAGGCTTTGGAG GAGAAAAATCAAAGTCTCCACTGCTTAGTTTTGGAACTGTCTGCTAAAACAGGCCAGCTGCAAGCGAGAGAACAGGAGCTTCTTACTATGCTTAAGCTGAAG GATGAGGCTATACTTGAAACAACTGATCACATTACTGACTTTACATCTAAATTCAAAAAGCTGGAAAGTGCATTGCGTGCAGCAAAGACGGAGGAATTCAGTCtcaacaaagaaaaggaagacctCAAACTGAGACTGAAAGAACTAATACTTGAAACAAACAAGCTGAAAG atgacCTCtgtgaaaagatgaaagaaaataataagcaGCAGGAAGAAATCATTCACCTCAAACAAGAAAACAGCTGCTTGAGGAATGAGCTCGCACTTATTG ttgagaaagcaaagagaaaggatcAACTTCTTCAGTTTGCCAAGTCTAAACAAGCACGGACTGACACAGAACTATCAAGTTTGCGACAG ATCTATGTAAAACAGCAGCGTGACTTGCAATTTCTTCATGTCAATTTGGAGAGCTCTCAGGAATCAAGGCAAAAGCATGAAAAGGCGGCACAtgaaaggag tgaagaaAATGTGGATCTGAATTCTTTTCACTTGGATTCTCCCTGTTTGACATCCACCCAGAAAGGAGACAGGCCTCAAAGATGTGAGAAATTCTCTGGTGAAGACCTCCCTCTGGAAATCAATAACCTTTCAGTGACTAAGCCAACAAATAGATGCTGCAATGCTACCATCAACCAA GACACCAGTTCCCCCATCAGTAAGCTGCAGCATGTGTTGGCTGAGTCTCGACAGATGGTTGCTGATCTGGAGCTTAGCACTCTCCTCCACACAAGCCCTCGCTGCAGtccaaacagcagcaacattaataCG ACAGCAGAACTTGCAGAAGCTCTTCACAGAACCCAGTTATCTGCTGCAGAAGAAAGAGGTGCTAAGCTTCCATTCTTTTCTCTATGA
- the CCDC62 gene encoding coiled-coil domain-containing protein 62 isoform X1, giving the protein MNSSLPHSASPQKLSSSFEDSTIQKQRQELQLLIAELKDRDKELNDMVAVHQRQLLAWEDDRQKILTLAERCNLLKNELNKRNEIVKSLTKRLKFLESQQNDSKTIENTPQKFKELSQKVTDATVHCQALEEKNQSLHCLVLELSAKTGQLQAREQELLTMLKLKDEAILETTDHITDFTSKFKKLESALRAAKTEEFSLNKEKEDLKLRLKELILETNKLKDDLCEKMKENNKQQEEIIHLKQENSCLRNELALIVEKAKRKDQLLQFAKSKQARTDTELSSLRQIYVKQQRDLQFLHVNLESSQESRQKHEKAAHERSIGMAFSAPESNSKTDTVRTEGTHGMCEECGTAQVPKSRVKTTSEVCKVDNRLLLNASDLEETTSAYLNGCQKVVKVLAVLTEEEEKQDVASSSDELGSKVFCEANNTRPLRNREISENGVESRDQQIFESSLPEYEHWLNIGSSVDSQSPLVQNTVTSDKTDNENKTWEERTGILFGQKSREAPAAIHKSESDSCSNNFILEKDAWWKPISDPEWLKIFKPIKGDGSIWHGKDCSCLKTAQEMKCVSSKSEENVDLNSFHLDSPCLTSTQKGDRPQRCEKFSGEDLPLEINNLSVTKPTNRCCNATINQDTSSPISKLQHVLAESRQMVADLELSTLLHTSPRCSPNSSNINTTAELAEALHRTQLSAAEERGAKLPFFSL; this is encoded by the exons ATGAATTCATCACTGCCGCATTCTGCTTCGCCCCAG AAACTTAGCTCAAGCTTTGAGGACAGCACCATTCAGAAACAGAGACAAGAACTCCAGCTTTTAATTGCAGAACTGAAAGATCGTGATAAGGAGCTCAATGACATGGTTGCAGTGCATCAGAGGCAGCTTCTAGCCTGGGAAGATGATCGGCAAAAAATACTTACTTTAGCAGAACGATGCAACTTATTAAAAA ATGAGCTGAACAAGAGAAATGAAATTGTAAAATCACTGACCAAAAGGTTAAAGTTCTTAGAATCTCAGCAGAATGACAGTAAGACAATTGAAAATACACCACAGAAGTTTAAGGAGCTGTCTCAAAAAGTAACAGATGCAACTGTTCACTGTCAGGCTTTGGAG GAGAAAAATCAAAGTCTCCACTGCTTAGTTTTGGAACTGTCTGCTAAAACAGGCCAGCTGCAAGCGAGAGAACAGGAGCTTCTTACTATGCTTAAGCTGAAG GATGAGGCTATACTTGAAACAACTGATCACATTACTGACTTTACATCTAAATTCAAAAAGCTGGAAAGTGCATTGCGTGCAGCAAAGACGGAGGAATTCAGTCtcaacaaagaaaaggaagacctCAAACTGAGACTGAAAGAACTAATACTTGAAACAAACAAGCTGAAAG atgacCTCtgtgaaaagatgaaagaaaataataagcaGCAGGAAGAAATCATTCACCTCAAACAAGAAAACAGCTGCTTGAGGAATGAGCTCGCACTTATTG ttgagaaagcaaagagaaaggatcAACTTCTTCAGTTTGCCAAGTCTAAACAAGCACGGACTGACACAGAACTATCAAGTTTGCGACAG ATCTATGTAAAACAGCAGCGTGACTTGCAATTTCTTCATGTCAATTTGGAGAGCTCTCAGGAATCAAGGCAAAAGCATGAAAAGGCGGCACAtgaaaggag CATAGGTATGGCATTCTCTGCCCCTGAAAGTAACAGCAAGACAGACACGGTTAGGACTGAGGGCACCCACGGGATGTGCGAGGAGTGTGGAACTGCGCAAGTTCCAAAAAGTAGGGTAAAAACCACCTCTGAGGTGTGCAAAGTAGATAATAGACTGTTACTGAATGCATCAGACTTGGAGGAAACTACCTCAGCATACTTAAACGGGTGTCAAAAAGTTGTGAAAGTCTTGGCTGTCCTTacggaagaagaagaaaagcaggatgTTGCATCAAGCTCTGATGAGCTAGGCAGCAAAGTATTTTGCGAAGCAAACAATACAAGGCCATTGAGAAACAGGGAAATTTCTGAGAATGGAGTGGAAAGCAGAGACCAGCAAATCTTTGAGTCATCTTTACCTGAATATGAGCATTGGCTTAACATCGGTTCTTCTGTAGATTCGCAAAGTCCTTTGGTCCAGAACACTGTCACATCTGACAAAactgataatgaaaataaaacctgggAAGAGAGAACTGGAATTCTGTTTGGCCAAAAAAGTAGAGAGGCTCCTGCTGCAATTCACAAGTCTGAATCTGATTCCTGTAGTAATAACTTCATCCTAGAAAAAGATGCATGGTGGAAGCCAATATCAGATCCGGAATGGTTGAAGATTTTCAAACCCATAAAAGGAGATGGAAGTATATGGCATGGAAAAGATTGCAGCTGTCTCAAGACTGCACAAGAGATGAAATGTGTCAGCTCAAAAAG tgaagaaAATGTGGATCTGAATTCTTTTCACTTGGATTCTCCCTGTTTGACATCCACCCAGAAAGGAGACAGGCCTCAAAGATGTGAGAAATTCTCTGGTGAAGACCTCCCTCTGGAAATCAATAACCTTTCAGTGACTAAGCCAACAAATAGATGCTGCAATGCTACCATCAACCAA GACACCAGTTCCCCCATCAGTAAGCTGCAGCATGTGTTGGCTGAGTCTCGACAGATGGTTGCTGATCTGGAGCTTAGCACTCTCCTCCACACAAGCCCTCGCTGCAGtccaaacagcagcaacattaataCG ACAGCAGAACTTGCAGAAGCTCTTCACAGAACCCAGTTATCTGCTGCAGAAGAAAGAGGTGCTAAGCTTCCATTCTTTTCTCTATGA
- the CCDC62 gene encoding coiled-coil domain-containing protein 62 isoform X2, with the protein MNSSLPHSASPQKLSSSFEDSTIQKQRQELQLLIAELKDRDKELNDMVAVHQRQLLAWEDDRQKILTLAERCNLLKNELNKRNEIVKSLTKRLKFLESQQNDSKTIENTPQKFKELSQKVTDATVHCQALEEKNQSLHCLVLELSAKTGQLQAREQELLTMLKLKDEAILETTDHITDFTSKFKKLESALRAAKTEEFSLNKEKEDLKLRLKELILETNKLKDDLCEKMKENNKQQEEIIHLKQENSCLRNELALIVEKAKRKDQLLQFAKSKQARTDTELSSLRQIYVKQQRDLQFLHVNLESSQESRQKHEKAAHERSIGMAFSAPESNSKTDTVRTEGTHGMCEECGTAQVPKSRVKTTSEVCKVDNRLLLNASDLEETTSAYLNGCQKVVKVLAVLTEEEEKQDVASSSDELGSKVFCEANNTRPLRNREISENGVESRDQQIFESSLPEYEHWLNIGSSVDSQSPLVQNTVTSDKTDNENKTWEERTGILFGQKSREAPAAIHKSESDSCSNNFILEKDAWWKPISDPEWLKIFKPIKGDGSIWHGKDCSCLKTAQEMKCVSSKSEENVDLNSFHLDSPCLTSTQKGDRPQRCEKFSGEDLPLEINNLSVTKPTNRCCNATINQDTSSPISKLQHVLAESRQMVADLELSTLLHTSPRCSPNSSNINTMERRSHFGASCWRSREKQTQV; encoded by the exons ATGAATTCATCACTGCCGCATTCTGCTTCGCCCCAG AAACTTAGCTCAAGCTTTGAGGACAGCACCATTCAGAAACAGAGACAAGAACTCCAGCTTTTAATTGCAGAACTGAAAGATCGTGATAAGGAGCTCAATGACATGGTTGCAGTGCATCAGAGGCAGCTTCTAGCCTGGGAAGATGATCGGCAAAAAATACTTACTTTAGCAGAACGATGCAACTTATTAAAAA ATGAGCTGAACAAGAGAAATGAAATTGTAAAATCACTGACCAAAAGGTTAAAGTTCTTAGAATCTCAGCAGAATGACAGTAAGACAATTGAAAATACACCACAGAAGTTTAAGGAGCTGTCTCAAAAAGTAACAGATGCAACTGTTCACTGTCAGGCTTTGGAG GAGAAAAATCAAAGTCTCCACTGCTTAGTTTTGGAACTGTCTGCTAAAACAGGCCAGCTGCAAGCGAGAGAACAGGAGCTTCTTACTATGCTTAAGCTGAAG GATGAGGCTATACTTGAAACAACTGATCACATTACTGACTTTACATCTAAATTCAAAAAGCTGGAAAGTGCATTGCGTGCAGCAAAGACGGAGGAATTCAGTCtcaacaaagaaaaggaagacctCAAACTGAGACTGAAAGAACTAATACTTGAAACAAACAAGCTGAAAG atgacCTCtgtgaaaagatgaaagaaaataataagcaGCAGGAAGAAATCATTCACCTCAAACAAGAAAACAGCTGCTTGAGGAATGAGCTCGCACTTATTG ttgagaaagcaaagagaaaggatcAACTTCTTCAGTTTGCCAAGTCTAAACAAGCACGGACTGACACAGAACTATCAAGTTTGCGACAG ATCTATGTAAAACAGCAGCGTGACTTGCAATTTCTTCATGTCAATTTGGAGAGCTCTCAGGAATCAAGGCAAAAGCATGAAAAGGCGGCACAtgaaaggag CATAGGTATGGCATTCTCTGCCCCTGAAAGTAACAGCAAGACAGACACGGTTAGGACTGAGGGCACCCACGGGATGTGCGAGGAGTGTGGAACTGCGCAAGTTCCAAAAAGTAGGGTAAAAACCACCTCTGAGGTGTGCAAAGTAGATAATAGACTGTTACTGAATGCATCAGACTTGGAGGAAACTACCTCAGCATACTTAAACGGGTGTCAAAAAGTTGTGAAAGTCTTGGCTGTCCTTacggaagaagaagaaaagcaggatgTTGCATCAAGCTCTGATGAGCTAGGCAGCAAAGTATTTTGCGAAGCAAACAATACAAGGCCATTGAGAAACAGGGAAATTTCTGAGAATGGAGTGGAAAGCAGAGACCAGCAAATCTTTGAGTCATCTTTACCTGAATATGAGCATTGGCTTAACATCGGTTCTTCTGTAGATTCGCAAAGTCCTTTGGTCCAGAACACTGTCACATCTGACAAAactgataatgaaaataaaacctgggAAGAGAGAACTGGAATTCTGTTTGGCCAAAAAAGTAGAGAGGCTCCTGCTGCAATTCACAAGTCTGAATCTGATTCCTGTAGTAATAACTTCATCCTAGAAAAAGATGCATGGTGGAAGCCAATATCAGATCCGGAATGGTTGAAGATTTTCAAACCCATAAAAGGAGATGGAAGTATATGGCATGGAAAAGATTGCAGCTGTCTCAAGACTGCACAAGAGATGAAATGTGTCAGCTCAAAAAG tgaagaaAATGTGGATCTGAATTCTTTTCACTTGGATTCTCCCTGTTTGACATCCACCCAGAAAGGAGACAGGCCTCAAAGATGTGAGAAATTCTCTGGTGAAGACCTCCCTCTGGAAATCAATAACCTTTCAGTGACTAAGCCAACAAATAGATGCTGCAATGCTACCATCAACCAA GACACCAGTTCCCCCATCAGTAAGCTGCAGCATGTGTTGGCTGAGTCTCGACAGATGGTTGCTGATCTGGAGCTTAGCACTCTCCTCCACACAAGCCCTCGCTGCAGtccaaacagcagcaacattaataCG ATGGAAAGAAGAAGTCATTTTGGAGCAAGCTGTTGGAGGTCtagagaaaagcaaacacaagtATGA
- the HIP1R gene encoding huntingtin-interacting protein 1-related protein, with protein MNSIKSVPARVLSRRGGHSLEAEREQFDKSQAISISKAINTQEAPVKEKHARRIILGTHHEKGAFTFWSYAIGLPLPSSAILSWKFCHVLHKVLRDGHPNVLQDCQRYRSNIRETGDLWGHLHDRYGQLVSIYTRLLLTKISFHTKHPEFPPALEVSDEVLEKTAGTDVNNIFQLTVELFDYLDCELKLSESVFRQLNTSMAVSQMSAVQCRLAPLIQVIQDCSHLYHYAVKLMFKLHSCLPADTLQGHRDRFHEQFRSLKNFFKKASDMLYFKRLIQIPRLPESPPNFLRASALAEHVKPVVVIPEEAPEDEEPENLIEISTASTMEPQVTSDIFEQTFGPPNGIRDDRDAQIESLKKEVDMLRSEMEKIKLEAQRYITQLKAQVNSLEGEVEEQRKQKQKALVDNEQLRDELERLQRAKQDSDRSQRLCAEAEKKANATEIRYTKLKEKHSELINTHAELLRKNADTAKQLTVTQQSQEEVARVKEQLAFQMEQVKREAEMKLEDQSVQMEQLRQELDARQDELDQAQRSLSHAKQAGAELSAQVEALHVEKEVLRRSVSEKECELLSMRGLIEEKELQRSQEVDKATKEIHELQGRLLEKSNQEQSLQQKLLDEQFGILQEMVREAEDILRDAVAKLDDPLHVRCTSSPDYLLSRAQAALESTDALENGHAQYVASMAADAAGLVGALALFAHLMADTIVNGSATSHLAPTDHADRLMETCRDCGQQSLDYLGELKDKQKLGHAKLGDVRQALQGVLQLAQELRPKSLDIKQEELGDMVEKEMASTSEAIEDAVRRIEEMMSQARNESSGVKLEVNERILNSCTDLMKAIRLLVMTSTNLQKEIVESGRGAATTQEFYAKNSRWTEGLISASKAVGWGATQLVESADRVVLHTGKYEELIVCSHEIAASTAQLVAASKVKAEKSSRNLARLQECSRNVNEMAANVVASTKSGQEQIEEKDTMDFSGMSLIKLKKEEMETQVKVLELEKRLEGERVRLGELRKQHYGLAGAYEAAEEGEAKPAPVPRRGILKKPPLAQKPSLGEPERDAGP; from the exons ATGAACAGCATCAAGAGCGTGCCGGCGCGGGTGCTGAGCCGCCGCGGCGGGCACAGCCTGGAGGCGGAGCGGGAGCAGttcgacaagagccag GCCATCAGCATCAGCAAAGCCATAAATACGCAAGAAGCACCAGTGAAGGAGAAACATGCCCGCC GGATCATCCTGGGGACGCACCACGAGAAGGGAGCATTCACCTTCTGGTCCTACGCCATtgggctgcccctgcccagcaGTGCCATCCTCAGCTGGAAGTTCTGCCATGTCCTGCACAAGGTCCTGCGTGACGGCCACCCCAAC GTCCTCCAGGACTGCCAGAGGTACCGCAGCAACATCCGAGAGACAGGGGACCTGTGG GGCCATTTGCACGACAGGTACGGGCAGCTGGTGAGCATCTACACACGGCTCCTCCTCACCAAGATCTCCTTCCACACCAAG CATCCCGAGTTCCCTCCGGCCCTTGAAGTGTCAGATGAGGTGCTGGAAAAGACTGCGGGGACAGATGTGAACAACAT cTTCCAGCTGACGGTCGAGCTGTTTGACTACCTGGACTGCGAGCTGAAGCTGTCGGAGTCAG TTTTTAGGCAGCTCAACACCTCGATGGCGGTCTCGCAGATGTCGGCAGTGCAGTGCCGCCTGGCCCCCCTCATCCAGGTCATCCAGGACTGCAGCCACCTCTACCACTATGCTGTCAAGTTAATGTTCAAGCTGCATTCCT GTCTGCCGGCTGACACGCTGCAGGGCCACCGAGACCGTTTCCACGAGCAGTTTCGCAG cctCAAAAACTTCTTCAAGAAAGCATCCGACATGTTGTATTTCAAGCGGCTCATCCAGATCCCCCGGCTGCCAGAG AGCCCCCCAAACTTCTTGCGGGCGTCTGCGCTGGCCGAGCATGTGAAGCCAGTGGTTGTCATCCCTGAGGAAGCCCCTGAGGACGAGGAGCCAGAGAACCTTATTGAAATCAGTACGGCTTCCACCATGGAGCCACAG GTCACCTCAGATATATTTGAGCAAACCTTCGGGCCACCCAACGGCATTCGGGACGACAG GGATGCGCAGATCGAGAGCCTGAAGAAGGAGGTGGACATGCTCCGTTCAGAGATGGAGAAGATTAAACTGGAG GCGCAGCGGTACATCACGCAGCTCAAGGCGCAGGTGAACAGCCTGGAGGGCGAAGTGGAGGAGCAGcgcaagcagaagcagaaggcGCTGGTGGACAACGAGCAGCTGCGGGAtgagctggagaggctgcagagggCAAAGCAGGACAGCGACAGGTCCCAGCGGCTCTGCGCCGAAGCGGAAA AGAAAGCCAACGCCACCGAGATCCGCTACACGAAGCTGAAGGAGAAGCACAGTGAGCTCATCAACACGCACGCCGAGCTCCTGAGGAAG AACGCCGACACTGCCAAGCAGCTGACAGTCAcgcagcagagccaggaggaggTAGCACGTGTCAAGGAGCAGCTGGCATTTCAGATGGAGCAGGTCAAGCGGGAGGCCGAGATGAAG CTGGAGGACCAGAGTGTGCAGATGGAGCAGCTGCGGCAGGAGCTGGACGCCCGGCAGGATGAGCTGGACCAGGCGCAGCGCTCGCTCAGCCACGCCAAGCAG GCAGGCGCGGAGCTCAGCGCCCAGGTTGAGGCCCTGCACGTCGAGAAGGAGGTGCTGAGGCGGTCGGTGAGCGAGAAGGAGTGCGAGCTGCTCTCCATGCGTGGCCTCATCgaggagaaggagctgcagcGGAGCCAGGAGGTGGACAAGGCTACAAAGGAGATCCATGAGCTACAGGGCAGGCTCCTGGAGAAG AGCAACCAGGAGCAGAGcctgcagcagaagctgctggatGAGCAGTTTGGCATCCTGCAGGAGATGGTGCGGGAGGCAGAGGACATCCTCCGTGATGCGGTGGCCAAGCTGGACGACCCATTGCATGTCCGCTGCACCAGCTCCCCAG ATTACCTGCTCAGCCGGGCGCAGGCGGCGCTGGAGTCCACAGACGCCCTGGAGAACGGGCACGCGCAGTACGTGGCCTCCATGGCAG CAGACGCCGCAGGGCTAGTGGGGGCTCTGGCCCTCTTCGCACACCTGATGGCCGACACCATTGTGAATGGCAGCGCCACATCCCACCTGGCTCCCACCGACCACGCTGACC GGCTGATGGAGACATGCCGGGACTGTGGGCAGCAGAGCCTGGACTACCTGGGTGAGCTGAAGGACAAGCAGAAGCTGGGGCATGCCAAGCTGGGGGACGTGCGGCAGGCACTGCAGGGGGTCCTGCAACTGGCCCAG GAGCTGAGGCCCAAGAGCTTAGACATCAAGCAGGAAGAGCTGGGGGACATGGTTGAGAAGGAGATGGCCTCCACCTCAGAGGCGATTGAGGATGCCGTCAGGCGCATAGAG GAGATGATGAGCCAAGCCAGAAACGAGAGCTCTGGTGTTAAGCTTGAAGTGAACGAGCG GATTCTGAACTCCTGCACGGACCTAATGAAG GCTATTAGACTTCTTGTAATGACATCTACAAACTTACAGAAGGAGATAGTAGAAAGTGGCCGG GGGGCAGCAACAACTCAGGAGTTTTATGCCAAGAACTCACGCTGGACCGAAGGTCTGATATCTGCCTCCAAGGCGGTGGGCTGGGGAGCCACGCAGCTCGT AGAGTCAGCAGACAGAGTTGTCTTGCATACGGGCAAATACGAAGAACTGATCGTCTGCTCCCACGAAATTGCCGCCAGCACGGCCCAGCTGGTGGCTGCCTCCAAG GTGAAAGCCGAGAAGAGCAGCAGGAACCTGGCCCGGCTCCAGGAGTGTTCACGCAACGTCAATGAGATGGCGGCCAACGTGGTGGCTTCCACCAAGTCAGGGCAAGAGCAGATTGAGGAGAAAG ACACCATGGACTTTTCGGGGATGTCCCTCATCAAGCTGAAGAAGGAAGAGATGGAAACACAG GTGAAGGTTCTGGAGCTGGAGAAGCGTCTGGAGGGCGAGCGGGTGCGCCTGGGCGAGCTGAGGAAGCAGCACTACGGCCTGGCCGGGGCCTACGAGGCAGCAGAGGAGGGGGAGGCGAAGCCAGCGCCGGTCCCGAGGCGAGGCATCCTCAAGAAGCCCCCCTTGGCCCAGAAACCCAGCCTTGGGGAG CCTGAGCGAGACGCCGGCCCGTAG